In a genomic window of Pseudorasbora parva isolate DD20220531a chromosome 24, ASM2467924v1, whole genome shotgun sequence:
- the LOC137063812 gene encoding putative SCAN domain-containing protein SCAND2P gives METPSRHPLADLVQSLAGLHQETHQDLRAVREEQQKRFEALLQAQHEDRELFRSWMDREVQASPKPTSDSAATIALSKMGPMDDPEAFIDLFERSAAARDWPKEDWPMRLLPLLSGEAQVAAHQLPVKNLLVYDDLKRAILQRVGRTPEQHRQRFRTLALEESGRPFIFAHQLRDSCRKWLMAGECDAEGIIDRVVLEQFVARLPKKTAQWVQCHRPASLDQAIQLAEDQMVACHGVGEPLPAASLSLSSLSLSPPNPAPSLSKPVPAPRSRAGVPPRPAPRWRTGPAAETAATPRPAARGGGSLDPFPGSLSPSLSPRQGLDPLPATRAAGRPGPACWRCGDPGHFIDRCPMMEVGTLVRVPDAPQAAPDQAGLYQIPLAWRDGL, from the exons ATGGAAACTCCATCCCGCCACCCACTTGCGGACCTAGTGCAATCGCTCGCGGGCCTCCACCAGGAGACTCATCAAGATCTGCGGGCCGTCAGGGAGGAGCAGCAAAAAAGATTTGAGGCGCTCCTCCAGGCCCAGCATGAGGACCGCGagctgttccggagctggatggaccgggaggttcagGCCAGTCCCAAACCCACCAGCGACTCAGCCGCCACCATCGCGCTCTCGAAGATGGGACCGATGGACGACCCGGAGGCGTTCATCGACCTCTTCGAGAGGTCCGCCGCCGCTCGGGACTGGCCCAAGGAGGACTGGCCAATGCGGCTCCTGCCCCTGCTATCGGGAGAGGCGCAGGTAGCCGCCCACCAACTGCCAGTCAAGAACCTCCTGGTCTACGACGACCTCAAGCGCGCCATCCtgcagcgggtcggccggacacCGGAACAGCACCGCCAGCGGTTCCGGACACTGGCGCTCGAAGAGTCCGGCCGGCCCTTCATCTTCGCgcaccagctccgggactcgtgccGCAAGTGGCTGATGGCCGGAGAATGCGACGCCGAGGGGATCATCGATCgcgtggtgctggagcagttcgtCGCGCGGCTTCCGAAGAAGACCGcgcagtgggtccagtgccaccgcccGGCGTCGCTGGACCAGGCCATCCAGTTGGCGGAAGACCAGATGGTGGCGTGCCacggggtcggcgagcccttgCCAgcggcttctctctctctctcttctctctctctctctcctcctaaCCCCGCCCCGTCTCTCTCTAAACCTGTCCCCGCTCCCAGGTCCAGAGCTGGAGTGCCGCCCCGGCCGGCGCCGAGGTGGAGAACGGGGCCCGCGGCCGAGACAGCGGCGACTCCCCGGCCGGCGGCCCGGGGAGGAGGGAGCCTCGATCCCTTCCCGGGGTCCTTATCTCCGTCCCTCTCTCCACGCCAAGGGCTGGACCCACTTCCAGCCACTAGGGCGGCGGGGAGGCCTGGGCCGGCTTGTTGGCGCTGTGGGGACCCGGGACACTTTATTGATCGGTGTCCGATGATGGAGGTGGGGACGCTGGTCCGGGTCCCCGACGCGCCACAAGCCGCCCCCGATCAAGCTGGCCTGTACCAGATAccc ttggcgtggagagacggcttataa